The nucleotide window TGTTTCGGCAAGGTCGTTTAATATTTTAAAACCATCTTCAGATTTCATTCCCCTGCCACCTGCAACAATTATTTCTGCTTCATTCAGACCAATTTCTTGGTTAAGGATATTTTGTGCAAAGTTTATTATTTCGACACGTCTTTTGATGTTTGACAGGTCGTTGTTGAGGTATTCAACAATGGTATTTTTTTCTAATTTTTCAGTTGGCTTAGGCAAAACATTTGGGCGAACTGACGCCATTTGCGGGAAGGTCTTGCATAGAATTGTCGCCATAAGATTTCCGCCAAAGGTTGGTCTTGTTGCAGCAAGTTGTCCTTTTTCGTTAATATCAAGCTTTGTACAATCGGCTGTTAATCCTGTTTTCAAACTTGAAGAAATTCTAGGGGCAAGGTCGCGGCCTTGAGTTGTAGCACCGATTAAAACGATTTCAGGGGTATATTTTTTGATTGCGTCCATAACTGTTTGTGCATAAAATTCGGTTGAATATTCATACAATTCAGAGTTGTTAGTCAATATTACTTTGTCGGCACCACTTTGAGATAATAATTCGATTTCTTCTTTAAAATCATCTTTTTGTCCAACGATAAGAGCTGATATTTCAACATTGCCAAGCTTTTCTGAAAGCTCAACGGCTTTATTTACGAGCTCTATGGCTACAGGGGCAAGTTTTTTATCTCGAGTCAATTCAGCGTAGATTAAAATTCCTTTATTTTCCATTTAAACGCCTCCTTCTTGTGATAAAAAATCTTTTATTTTAGAACACAAATTTTGTATTGAATCATCGTTTGGAGTGAATTGTATAATTTCGCCACGTTTTTTTTGCTCTGGTCTAAACGCTTTGCTGACGTAAGTTGGAGAGCCTTTTATTCCGACTTCTGATGAATCAATATTTATAGCTTCTGCGTTAAAAACGGGGATATTGTTATCTTGAGCTTTTATGTAGCCCAATATTCTTGGTATTCTTGGTTCGTAGTCGCATTTTTGCATGCAGATTAGTGCCGGAAGCTTGATTTTTAATGTTTCAATTCCGTCTTCGATTTCTTTTTTTACGGTAATTGTTGTATCGTCAGCAACAATGATTTCTTTTACGTAGGTAGCTTGAGGGAAATCGAGATTTTGGGCAATACTTGGACCTGTTTGAGCGGTATCGCCATCAGTTGCAAATTGACCGCAAATTATTAAATCTACTTTGGGAATTTTTTCTTTTATGGCTTGAGCCAGAGTTTTTGAGGTTGCTACCGTGTCAGCACCCGAGAACTTTTTATCGCTTACTAAAAATGCGTCATCACAGCCCATAGCCATAGCTTTTCTCAAAATATCTTCAGCCTGATTGGGGCCCATTGTTATTACGGTGATATGTCCGCCAACGCTTTCTTTTAGTCTTACTGCAGATTCAATTGCATATTCGTCGAAAGGGTTGATAATGCTTTCAACGCCTTCTCTTTGGATGGTGTTATTTTCTGTCCACTTTATATCGTTGGTGTCCGGGACTTGTTTTATACAAACTGCTATTTCCACAAATAAACCTCCCTTAATAGATTAAGATAGGTTTATTTTCGCTTATTTTTTATGATTTTGCAAATATTTTTTACATATCCAAGCCGATATCGAGTGGAAAAGCTTTAGCTACAATAGCACTTGATGAAATTACGTTTACACCGGTTGATGCGATTTCATTTACCGTATCAAGTTTTACATTTCCGCTGGCTTCTGTCATAGCTTTTTTGCCGACCAATTCGACGCCCTCTTTCATCTCATCAATTGTCATATTGTCGAACATTATGATGTCAGCTTTTGCTTTTAGAGCTTCTTTGACCTGCTCTAGAGTATCACATTCAACTTCAATTTTGTGAGCGTGAGAGATGTTTTCTCTAACTTTTTGAACGGCAGCTTTTATTGAGCCTGCAAATTTTATATGATTATCTTTTAGCATAACGCAATCTGAAAGATTGAATCTGTGAAGTTTTGCTCCACCTACTTTTACGGCATATTTTTCAAAAAGTCTAAACCCGGGAGTTGTTTTTCTTGTGTCTGTAATTCCTGCAGCGTAAGGTTTTATAGCTTCTTGATATTTGTTTGTTTCAGTTGCGATACCGCTTAGACGTTGAACATAATTCAATGCAGTTCTTTCGCCTGTTAAAATAAATCTGGCAGGTCCTGAAATCTTTGCTAAAGTGTCGCCTTTTTTTATTTTGTCACCGTCTTCAAAATATGATTCGATAACGACTCTGCGAGACAATGTTTTGAATGTTCTTTTTACGATATCCATTCCGCAAAGAATGCCGTCTTCTCTAGTGTTTAGGTAGGATGTAATTTGGTCGTCATCAGAGATTAAATAGTCAGTAGATATATCCCCAAAGCCTATGTCTTCTTCAAGTGCAGTTTTTATATGATTGTCAATTATAAAGTTATGAAGCAAGTATTTTGGCATAAGTTTTGTTTTCCTTTGAGTATGTATGGTGGCAAGCAATGTCTGCTTTTTGAGGGAAATCTTCTCTGTAGTGAGCCCCTCTTGATTCTTTACGGTTTAAAGCGAATTCGATAATCAATCCGGCAACAGTTATGAGGTTGCGAAGCTCGTATTCTTCACGAGTTGTGCATTTGTCAGAGTATTGAAATGCTGTTTTTATTTTTTCAAGTTCTTTTTCTGCAATTTCGAGATTTTTTTGATTTCTTACAATTCCAACATTTTGCCACATCATTTCTTGCAATTGATATCTCAATTTGTTTACGTTTATTTCGTGATATTCATCATCAGATTGATATTTTCTGACAGATGCCATAACGTTTTCATCGATAGAATCGGAGATTTCCAAGTTTCTGAACCCTAAATTGTTTACAAGTTCATGGGCACTTACGACGCATTCAAGAAGGGAGTTGCTGGCAAGCCTGTTAGCTCCGTGTAACCCTGTGCAAGATGTTTCACCAATTGCATAAAGCCCCGAAATTGAAGTCATTCCTTCCATATTTGTTTTTACTCCGCCCATTGTGTAGTGAGCAGCGGGCGAAACAGGAATGTAGGCTTTTGTCGGGTCAATTCCGTTTTTGTTGCACATGTTGGTGATATTTGGGAATCTTTCTAAAAATTTTTCTTTGTTTATGTTTGTTGCATCAAGATGCATAACTTTGGCGTTTGCTTTTTTCATTTCGCTGAACATAGCACGAGTTACGATATCACGAGGGGCAAGTTCTGCTCTTTCATCGTAATTAAGCATAAATCTTTTTCCGTCTTCGTCAACGAGTTTTG belongs to Candidatus Gastranaerophilales bacterium and includes:
- a CDS encoding electron transfer flavoprotein subunit beta/FixA family protein, whose protein sequence is MEIAVCIKQVPDTNDIKWTENNTIQREGVESIINPFDEYAIESAVRLKESVGGHITVITMGPNQAEDILRKAMAMGCDDAFLVSDKKFSGADTVATSKTLAQAIKEKIPKVDLIICGQFATDGDTAQTGPSIAQNLDFPQATYVKEIIVADDTTITVKKEIEDGIETLKIKLPALICMQKCDYEPRIPRILGYIKAQDNNIPVFNAEAINIDSSEVGIKGSPTYVSKAFRPEQKKRGEIIQFTPNDDSIQNLCSKIKDFLSQEGGV
- the nadB gene encoding L-aspartate oxidase; its protein translation is MKHSKYSAVIVGSGIAGLYAALKLVEEINLPDGVLVMTKANLKECNSRYAQGGIVAVMPEVNKPDSTSLHISDTIKAGAGLSDFNTVKFISENSDEVIKDLLKYGVEFDRDSENKLRFTREGAHSVNRILHSGGDATGYGIEKVLVERVKENPEISVYEQTTAVELLINADKECKGLIAYNSITDEYETIYSSAIILASGGAGQIYSHTTNPNVATGDGIALAYRAGALIQDMEFIQFHPTAFNAIGEDNMFLISEAVRGEGAKLVDEDGKRFMLNYDERAELAPRDIVTRAMFSEMKKANAKVMHLDATNINKEKFLERFPNITNMCNKNGIDPTKAYIPVSPAAHYTMGGVKTNMEGMTSISGLYAIGETSCTGLHGANRLASNSLLECVVSAHELVNNLGFRNLEISDSIDENVMASVRKYQSDDEYHEINVNKLRYQLQEMMWQNVGIVRNQKNLEIAEKELEKIKTAFQYSDKCTTREEYELRNLITVAGLIIEFALNRKESRGAHYREDFPQKADIACHHTYSKENKTYAKILAS
- a CDS encoding electron transfer flavoprotein subunit alpha/FixB family protein, translated to MENKGILIYAELTRDKKLAPVAIELVNKAVELSEKLGNVEISALIVGQKDDFKEEIELLSQSGADKVILTNNSELYEYSTEFYAQTVMDAIKKYTPEIVLIGATTQGRDLAPRISSSLKTGLTADCTKLDINEKGQLAATRPTFGGNLMATILCKTFPQMASVRPNVLPKPTEKLEKNTIVEYLNNDLSNIKRRVEIINFAQNILNQEIGLNEAEIIVAGGRGMKSEDGFKILNDLAETLHGSVGASRAAVDAGWVDHSIQIGQTGKTVTPKLYIACAISGAIQHIAGMSASNKIIAINKDPKAPIFDICDYGIIGDVFEIIPNLTKILKENNYTTKE
- the nadC gene encoding carboxylating nicotinate-nucleotide diphosphorylase is translated as MPKYLLHNFIIDNHIKTALEEDIGFGDISTDYLISDDDQITSYLNTREDGILCGMDIVKRTFKTLSRRVVIESYFEDGDKIKKGDTLAKISGPARFILTGERTALNYVQRLSGIATETNKYQEAIKPYAAGITDTRKTTPGFRLFEKYAVKVGGAKLHRFNLSDCVMLKDNHIKFAGSIKAAVQKVRENISHAHKIEVECDTLEQVKEALKAKADIIMFDNMTIDEMKEGVELVGKKAMTEASGNVKLDTVNEIASTGVNVISSSAIVAKAFPLDIGLDM